Within the Naumovozyma castellii chromosome 1, complete genome genome, the region AACTATCAAGTAGATCCAATGTGAATTCTATTAATTTGCCAGGAATGATATTAAGAAATAGTAATAAACTTTCCATTAAGTAATTGTGTAAAATGGTTGGATGAATGCTCTTGGAAAGATCCCATCCACTTTCCAAACAACGGGGtaaaaatttacaaagcTTAGTGACAAGGTTTTGACAACTGATCAAACCCCCACTTTCAAATGCCAATGGATATTCTACTAACCCAGGGAACTTTCTCTCTAAATCTgtattcattatcaaacTTCTAATGCAGCAACTGACAAAGATTTCATCCCATAGTTGGTCATCCAATTGATCATTCGTAGTACTGTTAATGCAATCGACAgcattgaattgaaatgaTCCATCCACATCGCACCGGATTCTGATATCAATGTTGCTAAACATGTTTACACAACAGTACGTCACGATGACATTCATATCCTTCTTTAAAGTTTCCTTAATGTTTTCCTTTAGTGAAGTGATAAATTGTTTTGGTACATCCTTGCTACCAATATCAAGACCAGTGATATAAAAGAATTGACCGAATTCTGTCTTGTGCGACTTATCAGTGAAATTGATATGAACCAAATCCGCTGGTCCAATACCCATATTATCAGAACTTGCCAGTTCGTTAAGTAATTTAGTTCTATTCCCTTGACACTCTCCTACTTCTCTCTCAATAACACGAGGATATTCAGGAATGGTATAGTGTACCTTGTGAGGTACGACAATAGCTTCATCCGCTCCATCAACTTGTGGTGTGGTTGAATCTGTTGCCGGCGTTGCACTACCCTCTTCGGGATTCTCATCCAAAGCAGATTCTGACTTCTTTTTTGACTTAGATCCCCAAAATAAACTCATTGTGGTTTTTTTGTGGGTGTTTATACCAATAAAGTTGGTGGCTTACGTGTTCTTGCTATAAAAAGGGTTGAAGCAAACTTTGTAGCATAATTACgtattttgaaattttgtaGTTTCTTCGAAACGTGTCCTTTCCAGTCCCTTGcagatttgaagaatctCATGAAGGTGAACGATCATTTTCACGTGCaacatcttctttaaatttattttgcTATGTAGGAAAAGAATAGTCTCAATTATGTAgaatatgaatattttcattagatTAACACCATGTGAATACAGGGTCGGAAACAACTGCCTGTAATCTCTCGGCAATGACAATTTTATTACGAATTGGATGTACTGAAAGACGTTGTACATTATTAGGTAACTCAGCATTTTCTGATGCCAATGATTCTGAGTCTAGCAACTCCGTATAACCTGTCTCTTGATTGGGAggtaaattttcttcattggaTGACGTTGTCCTCAGAGGCGGTTGAGCATTGGTGTTCCGAATTGTAATTATGGGTGACATCTCAGGAACTTGTATTTTCTCGTCCATAACAATgcatcttgttcttctgACCAGCTCCAACGGGCCTTGTCTTATGTCACGCAATGTTTCCAGCACATTGAATGCCTGTCCCTTCAAGACGGCCCATTGTTTCTTCCACATTCTATCTTTAAAATCAGCGTCCCTTTGAAATAAACTAGTGAATTCGATATATGAGTCTTCCCACCATGTCTTATCCGTCAGCAAGGGAATAAAATGCCTTCTGGTAGATTCTGAAAACGGTCTTGCTAAGATGTTTAACGGTAGGTATAACCAGCCGTAAGGATATAATCTCCATTCATCGGGATGTTTCCACGGGAATGCCAAGCCATTGTCAATTGCACCTAATTTTATAGACCATTCAGCTTTCCTTGTTGTGTTATCTGTATTGCCAGGTTCGATTACTGGCTCGATTTTGATCATCCAATTATCCAACCCACGATCTGTGTTTCTCATGATGTAATCTAAAATAATTagtttttccaattctaaTCGAAATTTCTCAAGATTACCCTCAGTCCATTCAAATTGCAAGTCGCCTCTGGGATTAaggtttttatttttaatgagtttattctttaaagttGGAAGACctaatggaaaatgaattttaGAGTCTTCAATGATTAATTGTGTCTCCGACGTAGCATCTGACATGGTTTCCGGATGGGAAGCAGTACTTTCAGTCCGACATTGTCTAGTATGAAAGGGATGATGATGCTCTCTCTTCATTCCAGGAAGTGGATacttttttaaaaattcgTCTGCTCCCACATAATCATTCAAGAATAATTGAAACGACCCAATCTTTTCCTGCTTTCTTGCTTCCATGCGCCATAATTTCAACCAGACTCTCCTCTTATCATAAAACATCTTTGATTCTAATTGCACTGTATCAGTATATGGCACCAGATGTGTTTCTAATCTTTTATCTAACAGAGACGCGGCACTTTCACATATGTAACCCAAATTGGGGATCAAACAGCTTCTTCCGAAGAGACACGGGAAGAACGTCCTATGAGCCCATTTACTCCACTTGGGTGATAGGGGGCCATAAGGTTCTTCATCCTTAGGCTTAAAAACACCCATTGGTTTTGCCTGGTTTTCTGTTCCATAGACGAAATAGGAGCCACTAGATCCTGTTTTAATTCTTACTAACTCCTTGACATTTCGATTTATGCTGTTTCTGCAGTGTTGAACAATGGCTAAAAACTCAGCTTCTTCAGATTTTGGATTTTTTAAAGGTCTACTAGGATACCCAGTGACAGGTCTAAACACTGAAAGTTGAATATCATAGACCTCTGTTTTTATAGTATTCGCATCTTCTGTAAATATTGAGAGAGGCAAAGAATGTGATGACAAAGTGCGATAAAATGTGCCGTAAGATGTTCGTCTTCCCTGTTGATTTTGATCTATTGATTCTCTATATTGTAACCAATCATAAGTATTCGAAGTAACTGGTCTTTCTGCAACTACAGATCGATCTATTTGAGGAGAAGTCATCACATATATGTCTTTCAGTTACTCTTTGAGGAATTTTGTTGTGATAATACGACTAGATGGTTTCCATTGTACTTAAACCAAAGCAATTTCCTTATTGTGTCGGAGATTTTGGAATGATAGCATCTCGGACATTCCAGTATGGTAGCTtaacaaacaaaaaaaatagaagtTCAAAATAACAATCTTTCCTAGCTCTTTAGAGAGAAGAAAGTAAAGTTAACATTAAAAGGCTTCGTTCTTTAGAGGTATGGATTATCATTAGcatcaaaaaaaatttcttccCCGCCAGGACTTGAACCTGGAATCTTCTGGTTCGTAGCCAGACGCCGTGACCATTGGGCCACgaggaacaagaaatcTGATTGAATTTTGGTAGGAAGTTGGGGATACTCAAATTTTAAGAGGAAAAACGTTTTTATAATGATGACTGTAAAGACATGTAAAAGTCAATGCTTACCCACCGGTGCTTATACTTAATTTTGTCGTAACAACAATTTGGCTTAGGAATTTGGTTAGGTTATCGGGAAAGTAATTGTTAGGTAGCAGTAAAATTAAAAAGTACCCTTTTTAATTATACCTAAACttaaaaagaattaagaGATAGATTTAGGATGACCAAAGGAAATTTAGGTTCTtgtaaaaaatataaattcCTTTATGTATAAAATTGATATGAATTCAAAGCCTAAcagttattattatttacagtgtatttttgaaattatgCGTCATCTAATGAATTCATTCTATCCTGAGTAAGTTTTTCCATACCTCTGTAAGTCATGTAAAATTCGCCTCTTCCTTGAGTCAAACTTCTTagtttatttgaatatgcCATCATCGCCTTCAATGGAGCAGTAGCATTGATGACTTTTTTACTTATATCGTCATTTTCCAAGCGAGCCATATTTAAAGTGGAATCTGGCGGTAGATACTGATCGTGTgcaattttttgaaactcTACAgcattttcatctttggTAAGagaatcttcttcaattgataaGATCGTGCAGCTTCTTGCTCCTGTCAAGTCTTGAATTACTGGACCCATATCCTTTTGGTTCACTAAAACTTTCAAGTTCATTGAGGGCTCAAGTACGgaatattcttcttcaggaAGATCAGTTAATGTCTTGGACAAAATACTACGTGAAATGGATAATATTTCCATAGGGGAGGTAGTGTCAATTGGAATTTCCCAATCACCTTTTACTTTTACAGCACAGCTGTacaatggaaaatttcttctttttcccCCATGCTGTAAGACCACAACAGAACTGGAAATTAACGAATTGACAATTGATTCATATGACAACTGTAAGGGCCATTCCTTCTCCAATGCgtattttatatttttctccATTACAAGGTAATTGTTATCAGATCCTAATGGATACCATGTTTCATTTTCCGTCACTAGGTTACTTCCATCTTCTGAGAGAAGACTTGCCaatttttcctcttcaataGGTGAGACATTGATTGTAAATTTATATCCATTCTCATTTTGGATTGTGATCTCGTTAGAACCCTTATTTATTATCTCCTTGTAGGATACCATCACTTTCCCAACTTCTACTTCAGCATTCAATTCGTTTAGCAATCTATTCTTTGCTATCTGTAAATGTAATTCACCCATCCCACTTAACAATATCTGACCTGACTCAGCATCATGGGATACATGTAAGCTTGGGTCTTCTACGGTTAAGATATGCAATGCATCTTCCATTGATTTTTTATTCCCCAAAGTTCTGGGTTCGATCGACACCGTGAAAACGGGGGGTGGTGTTATCATGGGGTTTATCTTGAGATTAAATTCGGGTTTTCTAGACAGTGTTTTCAAACCATCTTTTTTTATTGAGTGTGATATTAATGTATCTCCAGTACTAATATTTTCAGATATCGTTGATCCTGTAATAACACCAATTTCGCCGGCATTTAGGTGTGTGATTTCCTCAGGGATATTAGCGTTCATTCTAACTAATTTTCCGATTTTAAAACTTTTCCCAGTGGTAGTGTTATGAACTGTGTgaccatttttcaatatacCTGAATAGATTCTGACAAATACCATGGTACCACGAATAGGGTCATGAATAATCTTAAATGCCAATGCAGCACACAAATCCttgttttcattaaataatattcccaATTTATCGTCTCTCTTCATTGGGCCTTTGATCACATCCTTATTAACATCCGGAAATACAGCCTCCAACGGCGATGgtaaataatttataatCGAATCTAATAGTGGCTGAACACCAATATTCTTAAAGGAGGATCCACAAACTATTGGTGTCACTTGATTTTGTATAGTAGCTTTCCTTATCGATTCATTTAAAGTTTTCGAATCTAGTTTCAGATAATCACCATCAGCATGTTCAAGAAATGATTTTACCAACACGTCATCAAACAAACTCAAAGTATCCACCATTGATTGTCTACATTTGGTATATTGTTCAATTAGAGAATCATTTTCGGAGTCAAGGACATCTGAAATATCAATCTTTTCAGGATCATTCAAATCCCATTTCATGACTTTCTGGTTTACGATATCTAATACACCACAGAAGGAATCTCCATCTTGAgtttttttgaagatagGAATA harbors:
- the LSB6 gene encoding 1-phosphatidylinositol 4-kinase LSB6 (ancestral locus Anc_1.266); the encoded protein is MTSPQIDRSVVAERPVTSNTYDWLQYRESIDQNQQGRRTSYGTFYRTLSSHSLPLSIFTEDANTIKTEVYDIQLSVFRPVTGYPSRPLKNPKSEEAEFLAIVQHCRNSINRNVKELVRIKTGSSGSYFVYGTENQAKPMGVFKPKDEEPYGPLSPKWSKWAHRTFFPCLFGRSCLIPNLGYICESAASLLDKRLETHLVPYTDTVQLESKMFYDKRRVWLKLWRMEARKQEKIGSFQLFLNDYVGADEFLKKYPLPGMKREHHHPFHTRQCRTESTASHPETMSDATSETQLIIEDSKIHFPLGLPTLKNKLIKNKNLNPRGDLQFEWTEGNLEKFRLELEKLIILDYIMRNTDRGLDNWMIKIEPVIEPGNTDNTTRKAEWSIKLGAIDNGLAFPWKHPDEWRLYPYGWLYLPLNILARPFSESTRRHFIPLLTDKTWWEDSYIEFTSLFQRDADFKDRMWKKQWAVLKGQAFNVLETLRDIRQGPLELVRRTRCIVMDEKIQVPEMSPIITIRNTNAQPPLRTTSSNEENLPPNQETGYTELLDSESLASENAELPNNVQRLSVHPIRNKIVIAERLQAVVSDPVFTWC
- the MEF2 gene encoding mitochondrial elongation factor MEF2 (ancestral locus Anc_1.264): MKIPFPLARLRNIGIIAHIDAGKTTTTERLLYYAGKISRFGDVHTGDTITDFLPQERARGITIQNATVSLPWNKHVINLIDTPGHMDFFYEVMRALKVLDGCVVVMDAVAGVQSQTETCWKFARKVPKICFINKMDRVGAGYSRTLMELIWKLNSRVVLVNIPIFKKTQDGDSFCGVLDIVNQKVMKWDLNDPEKIDISDVLDSENDSLIEQYTKCRQSMVDTLSLFDDVLVKSFLEHADGDYLKLDSKTLNESIRKATIQNQVTPIVCGSSFKNIGVQPLLDSIINYLPSPLEAVFPDVNKDVIKGPMKRDDKLGILFNENKDLCAALAFKIIHDPIRGTMVFVRIYSGILKNGHTVHNTTTGKSFKIGKLVRMNANIPEEITHLNAGEIGVITGSTISENISTGDTLISHSIKKDGLKTLSRKPEFNLKINPMITPPPVFTVSIEPRTLGNKKSMEDALHILTVEDPSLHVSHDAESGQILLSGMGELHLQIAKNRLLNELNAEVEVGKVMVSYKEIINKGSNEITIQNENGYKFTINVSPIEEEKLASLLSEDGSNLVTENETWYPLGSDNNYLVMEKNIKYALEKEWPLQLSYESIVNSLISSSVVVLQHGGKRRNFPLYSCAVKVKGDWEIPIDTTSPMEILSISRSILSKTLTDLPEEEYSVLEPSMNLKVLVNQKDMGPVIQDLTGARSCTILSIEEDSLTKDENAVEFQKIAHDQYLPPDSTLNMARLENDDISKKVINATAPLKAMMAYSNKLRSLTQGRGEFYMTYRGMEKLTQDRMNSLDDA